The Myxocyprinus asiaticus isolate MX2 ecotype Aquarium Trade chromosome 19, UBuf_Myxa_2, whole genome shotgun sequence nucleotide sequence atcatatcgcttctgaagatatagatttaaccactagagttgtgtggattacttttaagctgtcTCTGttatttttggacctttaaatgattactattcacttgcattgtatggacctaaagagctgaaatattcttctaagaatcttaatttgtgttcagcagaagagagaaaatcatacacatctggggtagcatgagggtgagtaaatgatgagagaattttcattttttggtaaacgATCCCTTTTATTACGCATTGTTTATTAATTAATGGCATTCTAGCACTTCAGTAGCATAACTGACATTTATATAAGATTTGTCACTGTAACATTGTCTTAAAATTGTCTGTACAGAGTCATGTCTTGTTTTACAAAATGTGTAACTGATGAAATGTTATATTCTACGGGCATTAAAACAATTTAATGTGCAGTTTGGtgttttcatatttaaaatgacCATTTACATGTGTAccagttcaaaaaaaaaaaaaaaaaaatagcaataaaATGATAATTATTAGTAGTAAATTTGACTTTAATTTGAACCTTATCAGCATGACATAAAAAAGAAAGATGATCAGGTTTAACTAAGGTTGGTAAATAACAATTCTAATTAATGtgttagaaaaaaaattaaacaatgtcTACACAGTATCTAGACTTAGTTCACCTGTATTTGTTAATACCCAACTGCCTTTTTCACTTTGTATTTTGTTAATCTGAAAGCTaaattgaaaaaattataataacttgACGGTAACATACTTGTTGaatcatattatttaatattttacatgcCTCTGCATATACAAACTCAAGTTGTGTAAACCATATCTCGACTTCGTGTTATGAACATTTGTGTGCTTTCCCCACCCATTATCGGGAACATGCAATGTTTccttgtgtgtgtgggggggggggggggagatgtGCCTAACACACCGCTCTAGCTATACATATAGTCAAGTTTCATATCCCCGCTATACAGCACTTTCCACGTGACCATATCTCTGTCACTATGTTGATATGCCCAAGCTAAATGACTACAGTCACGCACTTCAGGGTGTGCAGATGATCAGCGCTGATCTCCTCACACCTATATTTGGAAATAAAGTGTGACTGTGGACCAAAGCACATTATATTCTTGCGTTTATGTAAAGACTAATTCAGAGAACCACTTGTTACGCTCACAGAGACCGTAGTTGACCCGCAGTAACCACTTTCGGCAAACATCTCATGCAGAGTGTGTCACTGAGTTACTTATTCACCATTTTGTTTtgtgaggaatgtttttttttttttttttttaaaccatgttGACAGAAAGGGGGATTCGTCGTCTATCTATCATGACCTGCAGACAATTTCAGCATAAAGATTAACTGACTTAAGACACCGTCAAATGTATTGGAAATGGTCCTCAAGCATCGCAGGAAGGCTTTGTTATATTGATGGTGTTTGGCAGACAATAAACTGCAGTAGATCTGATTTCCCTTCCAAACATTGTTAGAAAAATTGCAGATGCCACAATATGAAAGGCTactttatgcaaaaaataaataaatacaaaataaaataacattcttcttttgttttggtatCAAAGCTCTAAGGTTtcaacattttacttttattttaaaaatgtgtttaaaattatcAGCATTTACATCAGATGAGGCCTCCCCTCCAGTAAAACCAGTGGCCttgaaaaaactattttattctacataatGCGAGTTGCCCCTTCATGGTGGCCGCcatgttgaaattacatgacCAGCTGTGTCTTGCAGTTGACAAATACAAACTTTACACTAAATTACCTCAAATTCAAATATCATCATACTCCAGAGAGCGTCATCATTTTATGCTGTGCACCAGTCAACTTGCGGAAACGTAAAATAAACACAATGGGTGTTCCAGAACTGGTGGGGGCAGCAAAGAGGATCATTGGTGCGCTCAAGTCCTACTGGGATGTTCGTATTTATGAGGTCGGAAATCGTAAATATGATGTGATGTGAGCTCAAGTGATTTTAGTCAGAAAGAATGGACCCATTTTGAATTTCATATCCCTTTCTCACTTTTTTGATTACTAGCTGAGGCAGGAAGCTTTattagcaccaatgcaacaaaatataGAGCAAAGCcacacattaggtgtgtaattaatgcttaATCCATTTTATTATTCTAGTGCGgccacatataatgatgggaaatgtctCGTTGCAAACATTTGTCGctgcataaaccagctaaatgagtcttattttctggcaggTTTTATTGTCATTCTTCGttaacagtacaaaaaaataaataataatacatgcaaactaaactgtacagtacaaatcctcaagtaaaactgaattattaccaataacagTTTGCTTCTGCCGTGATTCTTAAATCGACACCCCCAACTGGGTAAGTTGGGGCTaaaagaaaatccagagtttcccacCCGTAATTATGACTTTGTGGTGGCGTTCATGTGCGCTTATCTCATAAATGTCATTCCGACATAACTTGAACACATCAAATGCTTTCGTGGAGTTTCGTGgagtttggaattgcatactaccatagtTTACtctttactatttctgccatttaAAGATATGGCAGGAACAGTAAGAGTAGTACGGTAGTATGCGATTCTAAATTCAGCCTATTATTAATCTCAATGCTGTTTAACAAAAGTgaaaaagagtgccttaagcaCGACATCTAGTGAGCCTTATAGAACAGGTAGATAGTAGGCTAAATGtccaaaatgttattaaaaacacCTAAGCTGCATCCGAAATCACATGCTGTCAGAGTATGCACTGCATTTAAAAAAGAATGCATGTTCTCGGCCAGGTATACGGGTaagtagtatgaatacattccagGATATACTTCATTCGGGAACATGGGCATTGTCCTGTGACTCAAAtatatatcataataataatgatagcAAAAATAATTAGCTCTGGGTTAGTTAAACAGGCACAATTGAACCACAAGGAAACAAGTTTCTTGGTATAGAGCTTACAAGTGAAAAGAGCTCTTGACTTGACCgtttttttaaatccagcattttgaatgtgACGTCTCCTCAGATCCCGTGGGATTATGGGATAATAAAGTGGTTGCGCACTTCAGAATGTCGCTGGATGTAGTAGGTCATCAGGTATTTCTCTCTTACTCTTTATGAATACTGCGGATTCGGACACCCTACTCCACTGACATGCTGTTTTTGACATACAAGCAGGGAAGTATGGGAAGTAAGGCCTACTACTAGCTAGTATGTTGAAAGCTTTTTTTGCTGGCCAGTGATAATCATCACAAACCCACCTTAGGTTTGtagcaaatgtgttttttttaatccccttttctcccaatttggaatgcccaattcccactacttagtaggtcctcgtggtgacgtgggatcacctcagtccgggtggtggaggacaagtctcagttgcctctgcttctgagaccgtcaatccgtgcattttatcacgtggctcactgtgcatgactccgcggagactcacaacatgtggaggctcatgctactctccgcgatccacgcacaacttaccacgcgtcccattgagagcgagaaccagtaATCGTgactacaaggaggttaccccatgtgactctaccctccatagcaaccgggccaatttggttgcttaggagacctggctggagtcactcagcacaccctggattcaaattcgcaactccaggggtggtagtcagcatcagtactcgctagTCATTTTTTATCAGTCAGACAGCTAGTATGTTAGCTACTTAACGTTTATTGAATTAATGTGAAAGACATTAGGCTATTCATGATAAACGCAACAACCTAAACGTGTTAGAGGAAAATatttagcaacaacaacaacaaatttaTTCTACTTTTGAACAACATTGTTTGTATACATCTACACAATTTTACTGTTTACATGAAGACAAAAGTATTTTATAGCATTCTTTGGATAGGTTGTGGCAAACAAAAttgtcagaaaaaaaactgtattgTATTATTGCTTTTTATAGtatgttattttttgttaatCAAACATACTACTGTCCCGCTGTATGTTGACTGCATTCATGTCAAGGAGTGGAGGGGTTGAACGTGTGCAACCCTGATGAGACCCTCACAGACGTCAAGAGGGCGTGGCGAAGACCTCACCTCCGGAACCGACCAATCAGAGCGCAGCCGGCTTCTCTTGAAAGCCTCTTGGACTGCGGGTATAAAACCTCCGCTGTGAGCTGATGCAATACTGGAAGATGGTGAAAGAAGCCTCGGTGTGAGGAAAAGCAAGATACTGAAAGCTGCTTAGAACCCCTAAAAAAAAATCCCTAGAAGATTTCACTTTTTTCGAAAAATCTGATTCTTATTCCAGCCAATAGGTGAGTGAAATTCTGTTTATTTAAATCGTTAAGATTACTTACAATTAGCGATATAATCTTGTCTGTTCGCTAGTTTCCGATGGCCTGTACTGCAAATCGATTAAAAACGCATAATCAGGTGGTGTTTTGTCTTATTTTACAGCATCAGTATGTCGATCATTTTCACGTTAAACCTGCCAATTCGTTTATTTTTCGGTAAGCACAAGCTGTCGCTTCCTCATCGCGCCACTTAATTCTAGAAAACGTAAGACTTCCATTTAATGTGACATAACATGTTAGTTCCTGAAAGAAAACGTATCGAAATCCTGATTGCCTTAAAGACCGGCTTTTCGAGGTGTTCATTTACAGGTTGTGTAGTCGTCATCAGCAGCACGTCAGTTCGCTCACGTTGTTCATTTATTGCTTATGTAAATATACctgtttcacagactgtgatgacgcgtttccgcctcgTTTAGCAGCGTAAGTCTcgcacatttttttatattatacatttttaaatattgagtgtacatttataacattatgctttgtgttaaattaccctggaattagttttaaaaattgaattaccacagctgcgagggggtttctattacagctgctgagagaatgacagtaaatttggcctCTTCTCCCATTtcactgtcttaatccaccgctctctattttttcctcttgtggaaagtcattcacatgtaatagtggattttttcttttgctcttggagcaaacgGGTacgtgaaaataatatttactgtgatctcccattcactgctgtcgaagtttatccagcaaacgtttacttccgtcTATTACTTAACTTTGTGTGTAACCTAAACTAGTTTAAACCGTGTAAACCCCCAGAAGCCCCACTAACCTTCCAGTTCAACATCAAACTGGCTGATACTGAGAGTCTGAATGAGGGCAAGGTTTTTAAGTGGCAAAACAGGGGACACGAACAGGACAGTCCGCACAAACGTGCCACAATGAACTCTTTTAAAAGTCGTAACTGAAGGATGTGTTCGGCATCTTGGCACCGTGCTCAGCGTGGAGTCCAAGCAGCCCTCGCGTACAGATCTCGCGTGCCGATTGGCTGCTCGTGAAGGCAGGGCGCTATAAATACTCTCAAATTACACTCGTCGTTCCTTTCGAGCCTTTGAATCTCTTAGGTAAGAGCTCAACTTTGACATTGTGGAATTTTACTTATTTCTTAGTTTACATTATGACTTTAGTGGAAGGACGAACTTTAAGGCGACctagaatttttttgtttttttgttttgttttttcataagcTACAATATGTTTCTTAGCAacgcatacatatacacacacatacggtATTATGCGCGTGGACGTCCTGCTTAAATTGACTATTTTGAGCCGCGTGTGACAATACGATTGAAATAGCGTTGATGTAAGAGAACCATATGTTAGATATTTGGCTCGAGATGTAGCATGTTAGTCCAAGTACAGATCAAACGTTTTAGGAAGTCCTGTAATAGCCTAAATTTTAATTGAGAATCTCAGTGCTCGGCTGAATCCTGTCCTCTTTCTTTAAGTTAATGGGTAATGTAGTTTCCTCAGCTTTCTTTCTACAGTGATACAGTTCTACTGTGAAATGACATTGGATGTGTATACTGTGATTGAGAAATCTGTGATTTATGACGATAGCCAAGTAACATGACCATACATGATTTCACCTATCATTGTCTCAATTTCTGTCTACCATCTTGTATTTGCAGGTAACTGAGTATGCCAGTTGTCAGAGCCCTGAGTAAGGTGGCGAGACAGGCCTTGCTGGCCCCCGCCTGTGGATGCCAGCCTCTGGCCGTGGCAGTACGCAACATCAGCTTCTCCCCGCGTCAGGTCACCTCCGGGTCTGATGCCAGCTTTCACTCAAGGTCCTTCTCTGAGACGGACCACCCCAAAGTTCTTATTACAGGTAAGAGAAACACCTGTGTTCTGTCATTTAAATGTGGTGACTTACCTAATGCTCATGTTGTTCAGCATGTTTTCAGCACAGTTCTAAGAACTGTGTTGTTTCAAAATATTTGGTCATTCTCTTTTCTTGCTCTCCTTTTAGGTGGCCTTGGACAATTGGGGGTTGGGCTTGCTAAACTATTAAGGTAAGCACATCTTGTGAATGAGCATGTTCCGTCTAAGTATTGTAGGTACTTTTACAAGAGTAACATTTCTAACATTAAGTTTTATGAGGAATGTGTATAATTTAAGGTTATCCCTCCTGTTTCACAGGAAACAATTTGGAAAAAACAATGTGATCCTCTCAGATATCAGGAAACCCCCAAGCAATGTCTTTCACAGTGGTGAGTCCCATTCATCTCAAatagagtctttttttttttttttttttttctgtatataccagtatatttataatttcattagGGAATAGTTTGCACTCCAATAGTGGGTTTGACACCTACTATTATAgttcttagggtgctttcacactagcacttttggtgcgcaccagGGTTCGAATGACATCAAAGTTCAGTTCCTTTGGATTATATGAACGCTGATATCCAAACTCTGTTGCGAACCGCACccgagtccgcttgaaaaggtggtctgggggtACGGTTAGCTGCTGATCATGGAAGTGAACTGCTTGTCATGATGTATAGTTGGTGATCAAGAGCCTGCAAAGACGCCATTActgtggtataatgcatttctcatggTAGATCAGGTAGctcaaggtaacaattgcaggttgccATATTTTACAGTGTATTCTGTTATATTAAATAATACTAAAATGATGCTAATCGAGCGTGTGCTATATGATCTGCCTTGATCAAAAGCAAATTATGGTGGttaattaccttttttttatAGTTGACAATGTCATGTAACTTGTAGCCTGGATAATTGATTTAACATCTGTTTTCACACTAGTGATTGGAactgttgtatttattttaatagtcTAATTAATTGAAGTATTTTTCAGTGGTTTTAAAAATTACATAGAAATTAATGTTGTGTTAGGAAAATTAATAACCACTATAGACTTTAGGCATAGTAGTTTGACAAAGTGACTGATCACACAAGTGCTGACTTGTAAATGAATACGTCTCAACCACATTTACACAGGGCCCTTCATCTACTCTGACATTCTGGACTACAAGAACTTGCGAGAGATTGTGGTAAATAACAGGATCACCTGGTTGGTGCATTACAGTGCTCTTCTAAGTGCTGTTGGGGAAGCTAATGTACCGCTGGCACGAGCAGTCAACATCACAGGTAAGACTTTTTAATCAAAATTCTGTCACTGTTTTCTGCCTCGTATTGTTCcgaacctgtatggctttctttctttcttaaatggcacacaaaatgagattttaggcagaatgtttggaactgacagcttcagtcatttattcactttctttgcatctttgcagctgaggctgtcagtcattctgcctaacatctttctttgtgtttcacagaagaaagaaagtcatgcgtgTTTGAAACGATTTGTCATGAGAATCTGAGATCTGATTAAGTGGTACATCGTCTGGTCCAATATTCTTTAGGTCTACACAACATTCTAGACATTGCAGCAGAACACGGGCTTCGGCTATTTGTCCCCAGCACCATTGGTGCTTTTGGACCCACTTCACCTCGGAATCCCACTCCTGACCTATGTGTGCAGAGACCACGAACAATTTATGGGGTTTCCAAAGTCCATGCTGAGCTAATGGGGGAGGTATGACCGGTCGCCCTTCTGCCATTCTTCAAATTTGACCTCCATTCATAATATCTGTGACCTCTAACCTTCAGTTATCCTCCTAATCTACAGTACTACCATCACCGTTATGGCCTTGACTTCCGCTGTCTGCGGTACCCTGGCATCATCTCCGCAGACTCTCAGCCCGGTGGTGGCACAACAGGTACAGTGCACCCTGCTCCAGCTGCactatgtgtattttattttttggggggcccACGTCATTGTTGGCACACATAATCGAAGTTATGTAACTGCCACATGCTCCGAATAGGGTGTTATTCCCTTTGAGTATTTTTGGCTGTACTGATAACCTGCACCAGTGTTATCCAGTCTTTCAGACCACACCTCCGTCATGCAACACCCTTATGTGTGCCTCAGTTATAGAGTCTGAAAGATCTTTTTTGTTACAGTTGCTAATTTTAAAGGAAGATTCTGGAttaaatacaagtcaagctcaatcggcagcatttgtggcataatgttgattaccacaaaaatgtatctaaaaagtaccttttctttaaaaaaatcaaaaatcaaggttacagtaaggcatgtacaatgaaagtgaatggggccaatccgtaaatgttaaatgttaactttttataaaagtatagccacaagacataaacaatatgtgtgtaaacattattttagtgtgataaaatattttagtgtgaaaatcgcttcctaatcttttctgtgtaaagttatagccaattttacaactttgttgccatgactatttaatgtcaacaacccctaaaacagctgtaaaaataaggactgtaaaaatgacgattttaacaactttacatctcataatacatgagttttaacagaagaatgaatgtaagtgcttttataaaattataagcttcacatttctgccttttaaaccctccaaaaattggccccattcacttctattataagtgcttcactgtaaccttgatgtttgctgcttttttttttttcttttttttgaaaaggagggacaaattaaaattattttttgtggtaatcaatattatgccacaaatgctgttggttgagcttaacttgtattgaactcagaatattcctttttaaaggacatttttaaataaaatagaatagaatgacATCTATCAAATATTAGTAATAAGAAAATTATTACAatggaattttcttttttttttttgcctccacAGTTCAAATTTCAGTGGTGTTTTTGTTACTTTGAGGCATTTGTGCTCTGATCccctgttaatttctgaccctaagCAGATAtatttgacataaaaaataaaaataaaaaaaaacagcacgcaAGATAATAGTGAATCCTCACAGTCTGTCTCTTTGGCTTTTCTAGACTATGCTGTGCAAATTTTCCATGACGCCGTCAAGACTGGCAAGTTTGAGTGCAACCTAAAGCCAGACACAAGGCTGCCAATGATGTACATCGATGACTGTTTGCGGGCCACGCTGGAGGTAATGGAGGCTCCAGCAGAAACGCTCAGCATGCGCACCTACAACATCAATGCCATGAGCTTCACTCCCAAGGAACTCGCCTTGGAGGTCCAGAAACAGCTGCCTGACCTGCAGGTCACATATGAGATTGACCATGTGCGACAGGCCATCGGTATGATCCTGGAAATTGCACCACACATCTAAGCTTAAagggaagagttcacccaaaaattaacattctgtcatttactcggcctcatgttgtttcaaaaccatatgagttcctttcttccgtggaacacaaaaggagatgttagggtcatcatttactttcattgggTCTTTTtaccttacaatgaaagtgaatggtgcagAGGCCCTATCAGTCcctaacagaatttaaatttttgggttaatTACCTTTTAACTTGGTCTTACCTTAGGCTCACAACTTTCGTCAGTACATCCAGTACATTTTCATCAGCCAATTAACACAACTTTTGATAATTTCTTGGTTTGTGTCTCCATAGCCGACAGTTGGCCCATGAACTTTGATGACACCAATGCCCGCAATG carries:
- the LOC127409807 gene encoding L-threonine 3-dehydrogenase, mitochondrial-like, with protein sequence MPVVRALSKVARQALLAPACGCQPLAVAVRNISFSPRQVTSGSDASFHSRSFSETDHPKVLITGGLGQLGVGLAKLLRKQFGKNNVILSDIRKPPSNVFHSGPFIYSDILDYKNLREIVVNNRITWLVHYSALLSAVGEANVPLARAVNITGLHNILDIAAEHGLRLFVPSTIGAFGPTSPRNPTPDLCVQRPRTIYGVSKVHAELMGEYYHHRYGLDFRCLRYPGIISADSQPGGGTTDYAVQIFHDAVKTGKFECNLKPDTRLPMMYIDDCLRATLEVMEAPAETLSMRTYNINAMSFTPKELALEVQKQLPDLQVTYEIDHVRQAIADSWPMNFDDTNARNDWGWKHDYDLPELVQTMLNFIGSYSRIAHAN